A window of the Tessaracoccus sp. MC1865 genome harbors these coding sequences:
- a CDS encoding ABC transporter ATP-binding protein — protein MVSIAARAEGLTKIYGTGSAVVTALSSVDFEIRAGEFTAIMGPSGSGKSTLMHLMAALDTPTAGEVWIGDTAVGPLGDTPLTELRRDRIGFIFQAFNLVPTLTARENITLPLAIAGKKVDAEWFDRIVDVLGLADRLTHKPSELSGGQQQRVACARALMNRPDIVFGDEPTGNLDSTSAAEVLGFLRRSVDEFGQTVVMVTHDAHAASYADRTVFLSDGRIVHEMRGATQDQLLSAMATLYPRHDQPAAAGPVVYRDGTAASMNAPVGDEVEGESTVERSIARRALLD, from the coding sequence ATGGTGAGCATCGCAGCGCGGGCCGAGGGCCTCACCAAGATCTACGGGACCGGCTCTGCCGTCGTGACGGCACTGTCCTCTGTGGATTTCGAGATCCGCGCGGGCGAATTCACCGCCATCATGGGCCCGTCGGGATCCGGCAAGTCCACCCTGATGCACCTGATGGCCGCCCTTGACACACCGACGGCGGGCGAGGTCTGGATCGGCGACACCGCCGTCGGCCCGCTCGGCGACACCCCGCTGACTGAGCTGCGCCGCGACCGCATCGGCTTCATCTTCCAGGCGTTCAACCTGGTGCCCACGTTGACGGCCCGCGAGAACATCACGCTGCCGCTGGCGATCGCCGGCAAGAAGGTCGACGCGGAGTGGTTCGACCGCATCGTCGACGTGCTGGGCCTGGCGGACCGGCTCACCCACAAGCCGTCGGAGCTCTCCGGCGGCCAGCAACAGCGGGTGGCGTGCGCCCGGGCCCTGATGAACCGCCCGGACATCGTGTTCGGCGATGAGCCCACCGGCAACCTGGACTCCACGTCGGCCGCGGAGGTGCTGGGCTTCCTCCGGCGCTCCGTGGACGAGTTCGGCCAAACGGTGGTCATGGTCACCCATGACGCCCACGCCGCCAGTTACGCGGACCGCACCGTGTTCCTCTCCGACGGCCGCATCGTCCACGAGATGCGCGGCGCCACGCAGGATCAGCTGCTCAGCGCGATGGCCACGCTCTACCCCCGCCACGACCAGCCCGCCGCGGCTGGCCCGGTGGTGTACCGGGACGGGACCGCCGCCTCCATGAACGCTCCGGTCGGTGACGAGGTCGAGGGAGAATCCACCGTCGAACGCTCCATCGCCCGCCGCGCCCTGCTGGACTGA
- the dnaN gene encoding DNA polymerase III subunit beta: MKIRVEREALADAVAWVARSLPNRPTAPILAGMLLEADGDGLTLSSFDSTTSAKVTLPAQVSDEGQVLVSGRLLSDIARSLPNKPVDLNADHTKVELTCGSARFTLQTLPVDEYPTLPDMPTQTGTVDAAVFEKAVGQVFVAAGRDELLNVFTGVKMEIDGENLSLLATDRYRMALKELTWNPTSPGLEGNVLVPGKVLADTAKSMTSGDTVTISLSTTEAEGEGLAGFVGEGSKGSRQATTRLLSQAFPKVRHLMDVSATVSVRIDTADLLAAVKRVALVAERNTPLRMRINEDHITLEAATGDQAQAVEAIDAQIEVVGDEQSITDAGFNPHYLLDALTALDAPFAHFSFTLPGKPCLIMGLPSIDADPLGDYRHVIMLMRLPS; the protein is encoded by the coding sequence GTGAAGATTCGAGTTGAACGCGAGGCGCTAGCCGACGCCGTGGCATGGGTGGCGCGCAGCCTCCCCAACCGCCCCACCGCTCCCATCCTGGCAGGCATGCTGCTGGAGGCGGACGGCGACGGCCTGACGCTGAGCAGTTTTGACTCCACCACGTCGGCCAAGGTCACGCTCCCGGCCCAGGTGAGCGACGAGGGCCAGGTGCTGGTCTCCGGCCGCCTGCTCTCCGACATCGCGCGTTCGTTGCCGAACAAGCCGGTGGACCTCAATGCAGACCACACCAAGGTGGAGCTGACCTGCGGTTCCGCCCGGTTCACGCTGCAGACGCTGCCCGTCGACGAGTACCCCACCCTGCCGGACATGCCCACGCAGACCGGCACCGTGGACGCGGCCGTCTTCGAGAAGGCCGTCGGCCAGGTGTTCGTGGCCGCGGGCCGCGACGAGCTCCTCAACGTGTTCACCGGCGTGAAGATGGAGATCGACGGAGAGAACCTCTCGCTGCTCGCCACAGACCGCTACCGAATGGCGCTGAAGGAACTCACCTGGAACCCCACCAGCCCGGGCCTCGAGGGCAACGTGCTGGTGCCGGGCAAGGTGCTGGCTGACACTGCCAAGTCCATGACCTCCGGCGACACCGTCACCATCTCGCTGTCCACCACGGAGGCCGAGGGCGAAGGCCTCGCCGGCTTCGTCGGTGAGGGTTCGAAGGGTTCGCGCCAGGCCACCACGCGCCTGCTCAGCCAGGCGTTCCCCAAGGTGCGCCACCTCATGGACGTCTCCGCCACGGTCAGCGTCCGCATCGACACCGCAGACCTGCTGGCCGCGGTCAAGCGCGTCGCCCTCGTCGCGGAACGCAACACGCCGCTGCGCATGCGCATCAACGAAGACCACATCACGCTCGAGGCCGCCACGGGGGACCAGGCGCAGGCCGTGGAGGCCATCGACGCGCAGATCGAGGTCGTCGGCGACGAGCAGTCCATCACGGATGCGGGATTCAACCCGCACTACCTGCTGGATGCGCTCACCGCGCTCGACGCACCGTTCGCGCACTTCTCGTTCACGCTGCCCGGCAAGCCTTGCCTGATCATGGGCCTGCCCAGCATCGATGCGGACCCGTTGGGCGATTACCGCCACGTCATCATGCTGATGCGCCTGCCCAGCTGA
- a CDS encoding ABC transporter permease: MLRATLKSVWARKVRLIMSALSIVLGVAFVAGSLMFTNMLSSSFDSLVKGSLADVNVSFEATGISGFENNPGVPPALLTEEDVAAVEAIDGVVRVEPMVSNTQVYPLDEDGRVLAFSGAPGLGMNWQDATSSDGVAGARIIDGRAPTAGDEVVLDPATAARGGYVIGETLDVATPRTGIRSYTLVGTGTYGAGSTVGASYLFFTLPEIQEIAQEGRPGSYAMWVQTTPEADADAVADAVQEVLPDGFVAETGDELAEGIEEQLNVGLGFVNIFLLVFAGIALLVAALLILNTFSILVAQRARELALYRAIGATRRQVSGTVLIEALFIGLIGATLGLAVGYGLAWGILGLMRAFGIDPGDITPTVTSSAVIASYAIGVVITLIAAYLPARRASQTRPVEAMTSAAQSGPERLGGLPLLGVALIELGVAAMVIALWLDVPQPLIWFGAGAAALLIGMVIAAAVIGAPLIWLFGRGFRLLFGEVGKLAQLNSVRQPRRTAATAATLMIGLALVSTVAILAASTTTSLRNQLTEDQRGDFVIAPLAYQPFDAKLFEAAREVDGVSEVYAGYRGAAQVAGIDEPTSLFGLTPEGLERGTSLDVTVGSLSEQGGEPPVVLSADYANEHGFTLGEVIDLVGPTGTAAVLVTGLHEEGAALPIGDIVVTPDTFAEVADASMVQQLVVFIDDDADPAAVRAGLEEVTEEVPTVVVSDVQEFVESRVAQFDQIFATLYALLALAVVISVLGIVNTLGLSVMERVREVGLLRAVGMTRPQVRRMVTLEAVLVATLGAVLGVVLGVAFGAALVTLLRDQGIGTLVIPWVQLLIFVVVAAAVGVLAAIAPARRASRLAILDSIAVD, from the coding sequence ATGCTGCGGGCCACCCTGAAATCCGTCTGGGCGCGCAAGGTGCGCCTCATCATGAGCGCCCTGTCGATCGTGCTCGGAGTGGCGTTCGTCGCGGGATCGCTCATGTTCACCAACATGCTGTCATCCAGCTTCGACTCCCTGGTCAAAGGGTCGCTGGCAGATGTCAACGTCTCGTTCGAGGCCACCGGCATCTCGGGGTTCGAGAACAACCCCGGCGTCCCGCCCGCGTTGTTGACGGAGGAGGATGTCGCCGCCGTCGAGGCGATCGACGGGGTGGTGCGCGTCGAGCCCATGGTGTCGAACACGCAGGTGTACCCCCTCGACGAAGACGGCCGCGTGCTGGCCTTCTCGGGGGCTCCGGGCTTGGGCATGAACTGGCAGGACGCCACGTCCTCCGACGGTGTGGCCGGCGCCCGGATCATCGATGGCCGTGCCCCCACCGCCGGCGACGAGGTGGTCCTCGACCCCGCCACCGCGGCACGCGGGGGGTACGTGATCGGCGAGACGCTCGATGTCGCCACCCCGCGCACCGGCATCCGCTCCTACACGCTGGTCGGCACCGGCACGTACGGCGCGGGCAGCACCGTCGGCGCGAGCTACCTGTTCTTCACCCTCCCCGAGATCCAGGAGATCGCACAGGAGGGGCGGCCCGGTTCGTACGCCATGTGGGTCCAGACCACCCCGGAGGCGGACGCCGACGCCGTGGCAGACGCAGTCCAGGAGGTGCTCCCCGACGGATTCGTCGCCGAGACGGGGGATGAGCTGGCCGAGGGCATCGAGGAGCAACTCAACGTCGGGCTGGGCTTCGTCAACATCTTCCTGCTGGTCTTCGCGGGGATCGCCCTGCTCGTGGCGGCGCTGCTGATCCTCAACACGTTCTCGATCCTGGTGGCGCAGCGGGCGCGCGAGCTGGCCCTGTACCGCGCCATCGGCGCCACCCGCCGCCAGGTGAGCGGGACGGTGCTGATCGAGGCGCTGTTCATCGGCTTGATCGGCGCCACCCTGGGCCTGGCCGTCGGCTACGGCCTCGCCTGGGGCATCCTCGGACTGATGCGCGCCTTCGGCATCGACCCCGGAGACATCACGCCGACGGTCACCTCCTCGGCCGTCATCGCGTCCTACGCCATCGGCGTCGTCATCACGCTCATCGCCGCCTACCTACCCGCCCGCCGCGCGTCGCAGACCCGCCCAGTGGAAGCCATGACCAGCGCCGCCCAGTCCGGGCCCGAGCGCCTCGGCGGTCTCCCACTGCTCGGGGTGGCGCTGATCGAGTTGGGCGTGGCCGCCATGGTGATCGCGCTGTGGCTCGACGTGCCGCAGCCGCTCATCTGGTTCGGCGCCGGGGCCGCCGCGCTGCTGATCGGCATGGTGATCGCCGCGGCCGTCATCGGGGCGCCGCTGATCTGGCTCTTCGGCAGGGGCTTCCGCCTGCTGTTCGGGGAGGTGGGCAAGCTGGCGCAGCTGAACTCCGTGCGCCAGCCCCGCCGCACCGCGGCCACCGCCGCGACCCTGATGATCGGCCTTGCGCTGGTGTCCACCGTCGCCATCCTGGCCGCGAGCACCACCACGTCGCTGCGCAACCAGCTCACCGAGGACCAGCGCGGCGACTTCGTCATCGCTCCGCTCGCCTACCAGCCCTTCGACGCAAAGCTCTTCGAGGCCGCCAGGGAGGTCGACGGCGTGTCCGAGGTGTACGCCGGGTACCGCGGTGCGGCGCAGGTCGCGGGGATCGACGAGCCCACTAGCCTGTTCGGCCTGACACCTGAGGGCCTGGAGCGGGGCACCAGCCTGGACGTGACCGTCGGGTCGCTGAGCGAGCAGGGCGGCGAGCCGCCCGTCGTGCTGTCGGCGGACTACGCCAATGAACACGGCTTCACGCTCGGCGAGGTCATCGACCTGGTCGGCCCCACGGGCACTGCCGCCGTGCTGGTCACCGGCCTGCACGAGGAGGGCGCGGCGCTCCCCATCGGCGACATCGTGGTGACCCCGGACACGTTCGCGGAGGTCGCCGATGCGTCGATGGTCCAGCAACTGGTGGTCTTCATCGACGACGACGCGGACCCGGCCGCGGTCAGGGCCGGGCTCGAGGAGGTCACCGAGGAGGTGCCCACCGTCGTGGTGTCGGACGTACAGGAGTTCGTGGAGAGCCGCGTGGCGCAGTTCGACCAGATCTTCGCCACCCTGTACGCGCTGCTCGCGCTCGCCGTGGTGATCTCGGTGCTGGGGATCGTCAACACCCTCGGCCTGTCCGTCATGGAACGGGTGCGCGAGGTGGGGCTCCTCAGGGCCGTCGGCATGACCAGGCCCCAGGTGCGGCGGATGGTCACGCTCGAGGCCGTGCTCGTCGCGACGCTGGGCGCCGTGCTGGGTGTCGTGCTGGGGGTGGCGTTCGGCGCGGCGCTCGTGACGCTCCTGCGCGACCAGGGCATCGGCACGTTGGTCATCCCCTGGGTGCAGTTGCTGATCTTCGTGGTGGTCGCCGCCGCCGTGGGCGTCCTCGCGGCCATCGCCCCCGCCCGCCGGGCCAGCCGGCTGGCCATCCTCGACTCCATCGCCGTCGACTGA
- a CDS encoding glycosyltransferase family 4 protein, translating into MTDLEGQLAAADYVLLTPSYPRPWRSGREFVRTRARAYQEAGLHGVVVDSSLRAGSTPEAGTDGELVVWSVPPEDLPRVLDAAAGAERPVLAHSPEPSTIHALLDRVPAQRLAVWFHGYEVRDYRRLAGNHDSRELASIRTARDELNRARFDAAARLFTDPAATVVFVSDFQRQLAAQDVGVAAGNAQVIPNHIDGDTFVARVRQPEEATQLLLLRSFAERNYGNDIALRALEVLAEEPGFAELTITVRGFGRRFRDETAGLRRHRNVTVEERYSSPIEMAAAHQRHGVFLCPTRFDTQGVMLGEAMASGMVTITNPVAAIPEFTDDASSLLPRAEDPWAFAEAIRHLLVNRHRMPELSVAAAERVRAQCGRAATIDREIDLIGGLSA; encoded by the coding sequence ATGACCGACCTCGAGGGCCAGCTCGCCGCGGCCGACTACGTGCTGCTCACGCCGTCGTATCCCAGGCCATGGCGCAGCGGCCGCGAATTCGTCAGGACGCGCGCCAGGGCCTACCAGGAGGCTGGGCTCCACGGCGTCGTTGTGGATTCATCGCTGCGGGCGGGCAGCACCCCCGAGGCCGGCACGGACGGCGAACTGGTGGTGTGGTCGGTGCCGCCGGAGGATCTCCCACGCGTCCTCGACGCCGCGGCCGGCGCCGAGCGGCCGGTGCTCGCGCATTCCCCTGAGCCGAGCACCATCCACGCGCTGCTCGACCGGGTTCCCGCGCAACGCCTGGCCGTCTGGTTCCACGGCTACGAGGTGCGCGACTACCGTCGGCTGGCCGGGAACCACGACAGCCGGGAGCTCGCATCCATCCGCACCGCAAGGGATGAGTTGAACCGCGCCCGGTTCGACGCGGCCGCCAGGCTCTTCACCGACCCTGCGGCCACCGTGGTGTTCGTCTCGGATTTCCAGCGCCAACTGGCCGCCCAGGACGTCGGCGTCGCGGCCGGCAACGCCCAGGTGATCCCCAACCACATCGACGGCGACACCTTCGTGGCCCGGGTGCGGCAGCCCGAAGAAGCGACCCAGCTGCTGCTGCTGCGCAGCTTCGCGGAGCGCAACTACGGCAACGACATCGCACTGCGTGCCCTCGAGGTGCTGGCGGAGGAACCAGGTTTTGCGGAGCTCACCATCACGGTGCGCGGCTTCGGCCGCCGCTTCCGGGACGAGACGGCCGGCCTGCGTCGTCACCGCAACGTGACAGTGGAGGAGCGCTACTCCTCGCCCATCGAGATGGCCGCCGCGCATCAACGGCACGGGGTGTTCCTCTGCCCGACACGCTTCGACACCCAGGGCGTGATGCTCGGCGAGGCGATGGCCAGCGGCATGGTCACCATCACCAACCCGGTGGCCGCCATCCCCGAATTCACCGACGACGCCTCGAGCCTGCTGCCCCGCGCTGAGGACCCGTGGGCCTTCGCCGAGGCGATCCGCCACCTGCTGGTCAATCGCCACCGGATGCCCGAACTGTCCGTGGCCGCCGCCGAACGGGTGCGCGCCCAGTGCGGGCGCGCCGCCACCATTGACCGCGAAATCGACCTCATCGGAGGCCTGTCCGCATGA